The DNA sequence GCGGTCGGGTAGTCGTCGTCCGGCCGGTCGCCGCCCCGCGGACCGCGGTCGCCGGGCCCCGGCTCGTCCCACCGGCCGCGCGGCGCGGCCGGGGATCCGTCGGACGGCCACGGCGCGTCGTGGTGCCGCTGCTCCACCGGGTACGGGTCGGTGACCGGCCCGGCGTAGGCCTCCGCCTCGGGGTAGGCGTCCGGGCCGGGGCCGGGACGCCGCCACGGGCCGGGCTCCAGGTCGGTCTCCGGCCAGGGCAGGGCGGGGGCCGAGCGCTCCCAGCCGCGCGGCTCGGTGCTGCCGTAGGGGTCGGGGTGGGACATCACGCACCGGCAGACGGTACGAAAGCCACCACATGACGCAAGACCAAAACCATCCCCTACCGGCGTGAGACTTCCTGTTGACCGACCGACGACCGGACGATCCCCGCCGTTCACCCGGTGGTGGTCGCCGAATCGTGCCGAGCCTACTGCAACCGCCCGGCGTCGAGGGTGGACGCCACCGGGCACGACGACGGCACCGGGCCGCCGCCCGGGGTGCCGGGCGGCGGCGGCGCGGTGCCGTGACGGAGTGGGCGGGCCGCTCAGACCTCGAGCAGCTCGCTCTCCTTGTGCTTGATCATTTCATCCACCGTGGCGACGAAGCGCTGGGTCAGGTCGTCCAGGTCCTTCTCCGCGCGCCGGCCCTCGTCCTCGCCGACCTCGCCGTCCTTGACCAGGCGGTCCAGCTCTTCCTTGCCCTTGCGGCGGATGTTACGGACGGCGACCTTCGCCTCCTCGCCCTTCTGCCGGGCGACCTTGATCATCTCGCGTCGCCGCTCCTCGGTCATCTGCGGGAGCACGATGCGCAGCTGGTTGCCCTCGTTGTTCGGGTTCACCCCGAGATCCGAGTCGCGGATCGCCTTCTCCATCGCATTGGTCTGCGAGGTGTCGTACGGCTTGATGATCACCATGCGCGGCTCGGGCACCGCGATGGACGCCATCTGCGGCAGCGGGGTCGGGCTGCCGTAGTAGTCGATGACGATCCGGGCGAACATGGCGGCGTTGGCGCGACCGGTGCGGATCCCGCCGAATTCCTCCCTGGCGTGCTCGATGGCACGCTCCATCTTTTCCTCCGCCTCGAGGAGGGTGTCGTCGATCACCGGTCTCCTCGCCTCCTTCTGTCGCTCGTCGTGGGCTGTGCTGGGGCTGTGGCAGAGGACCGCTGCCGGTCCGGGTGGGCCGGTCAGGCGGTGATCAGCGTGCCGATCTTCTCACCGCCGACGGCGCGGACGATCGTGTCGTCACCCTGGGCGCCGAAGACCAGCATCGGCAGGCCGTTCTCCATGCAGAGGCTGAACGCGGCGGCGTCGGCGACCCGCAGGTTGCGGCGCAGCACCTCGGAGAAGGTGATCGAGTCGAGCTTGCTCGCCGTCGGATCGATCCGGGGGTCGGCGGTGTAGACCGCGTCCACGCCGTTCTTGCTCATCAGCACCACGTCCGCGCGGATCTCCAGCGCGCGCTGGGCGGCCACCGTGTCGGTGGAGAAGTACGGCATCCCGGCGCCGGCGCCGAAGATCACCACCCGGCCCTTCTCCAGGTGCCGGATCGCGCGCAGCGGGATGTACGGCTCGGCGACCTGGGCCATGGTGATGGCGCTCTGCACCCGGGTCTCGATGCCCTCCTTCTCCAGGAAGTCCTGGAGCGCGAGGCAGTTCATCACCGTGCCCAGCATGCCCATGTAGTCGGCGCGGGCGCGGTCCATGCCGCGCTTCTGCAGCTCGGCGCCGCGGAAGAAGTTGCCGCCGCCGACCACCACGGAGACCTGCACGCCGCGGCGGACCACGGTGGCGATCTGCCGGGCGATGCCCTGCACCACGTCCGGGTCGACGCCGATCGCGCCGCCGCCGAAGACCTCGCCGGAGAGCTTCAGCACCACCCGACGGGACCGGCCGGGCGGAGGGGCGGTCGGGTCATCCGCCGCCAGGCTCCGGTCACTCACAACCTGCGTCATCCGCCCCGCCCCTTCTCCCCG is a window from the Micromonospora sp. DSM 45708 genome containing:
- the frr gene encoding ribosome recycling factor, which produces MIDDTLLEAEEKMERAIEHAREEFGGIRTGRANAAMFARIVIDYYGSPTPLPQMASIAVPEPRMVIIKPYDTSQTNAMEKAIRDSDLGVNPNNEGNQLRIVLPQMTEERRREMIKVARQKGEEAKVAVRNIRRKGKEELDRLVKDGEVGEDEGRRAEKDLDDLTQRFVATVDEMIKHKESELLEV
- the pyrH gene encoding UMP kinase, whose product is MTQVVSDRSLAADDPTAPPPGRSRRVVLKLSGEVFGGGAIGVDPDVVQGIARQIATVVRRGVQVSVVVGGGNFFRGAELQKRGMDRARADYMGMLGTVMNCLALQDFLEKEGIETRVQSAITMAQVAEPYIPLRAIRHLEKGRVVIFGAGAGMPYFSTDTVAAQRALEIRADVVLMSKNGVDAVYTADPRIDPTASKLDSITFSEVLRRNLRVADAAAFSLCMENGLPMLVFGAQGDDTIVRAVGGEKIGTLITA